The sequence ATTGGGTTTAGCTATGCTAGTGCTGAGCCAGCGGGTGTTGGATGAGTTGACACCGCCAATGCCTACTTGGCTAGGGCTAAATCAGCCACCTAAGTTAGAGTCAGGCTTGAGTAAGACTGCACGCAGTTGGGAACTAGGCTGGGCAACTCCCCAAGCGATCGCTCGGTTTGAAACCAACCTACACCAGTTTCAGCAGATAGGATGGGAAGCTGTGTCACAAGCAGTGAAGGCACGTCGAGACTACCTCCACGAGCGGTTACTAGAAATGGGCTATCCGGTTGTGTCTTGTCCACTACGTTGGTCAGGCATTTTATCCTTTTATCCTGGTGCTGGGAAAGCAGAACCAATTGTTCACAGCGGTTACAAGCGCTGGATTATCACTGCTCAGCGGGGAGACTATGTGCGCCTGTCGCCCCACTTGTTTACCTCTTGGCGATCGTTAGCCAAAGCAGTAGATTGGCTCTGGTGGTGTAAGCTCAACTTTTCTAGCCCTGCTCCCAATTCCCCAGAGCACTGAGGATGATCACGTTTGAGGGAGAGCATATCACCTTTGCAAGCTCTCATCCCCAGCCCCTTTTCCCAAGTTGGGAGAGTGATTTAAGCTAAGAGCAAACGTGACATGCACTAGTTTGAGGCTACTTATGACTTTGGCAGCTCTCGCACGCTAGGCTCGCCATCCTTTACCTCACCTACTAGCACTTTACTGACAACACTACCCGCAAAGATGCCGTTTTCCAGTACTCCAGGAATATTGTTCAGTCTCATTTCCAGAGCCACAGCATCGGTAATATTGGCAAACTTCACATCCAGCACAAGATTGCCCTGATCAGTGACCACAGGGCCAGCTTTCTTCACGCCCATCCGCAACTCTGGTTCTCCCCCTAAGGCTTTGATGGCTCTCGTTACTGGAGTCAGGGCCATAGGCAACACTTCAACAGGTACCTTAAACAAGGTTCCTAATTGACTAGACAGTTTGCTGCTGTCTACCACAACGATAAATTCCTTGGCCAGAGAATCCACTATTTTTTCGCGCATGTGGGCAGCACCTCCC comes from Cyanobacteriota bacterium and encodes:
- the rpiA gene encoding ribose-5-phosphate isomerase RpiA, translated to EKLQSGEIKNIRGVPTSFQATVLARDYQIPLVTLDEIETLDVAIDGADEVDPHHNLIKGGGAAHMREKIVDSLAKEFIVVVDSSKLSSQLGTLFKVPVEVLPMALTPVTRAIKALGGEPELRMGVKKAGPVVTDQGNLVLDVKFANITDAVALEMRLNNIPGVLENGIFAGSVVSKVLVGEVKDGEPSVRELPKS